A DNA window from Litoribacterium kuwaitense contains the following coding sequences:
- a CDS encoding aKG-HExxH-type peptide beta-hydroxylase → MGVNVISKYSSADKSELDSSILTTDTNLKNTFYSCLELIEESAPEFMLDIKCHTNTIVPIKNPSVKAFSIDALIGAIYVTPEEDIIDTIDLVVHENGHNKLDKLNEIYPLLKPDEKLYPSPWRKDLRPMEGIIHGAYVHLRLNYLLSSIQERYPEYENRISGRIKYYKNQVISAIETIEKHADLTSYGKEFIHSLRIWSDKGP, encoded by the coding sequence TTGGGAGTAAATGTAATAAGTAAATACAGTTCAGCAGATAAAAGTGAGCTGGACTCCTCAATACTTACGACAGATACAAACTTAAAAAACACTTTCTATTCATGTCTAGAATTGATTGAAGAAAGTGCTCCAGAATTCATGTTAGATATAAAATGTCATACTAACACTATAGTGCCGATAAAAAACCCTTCTGTTAAAGCTTTTAGTATAGATGCTTTGATCGGCGCAATTTACGTCACACCAGAAGAGGATATCATAGATACAATAGATTTAGTTGTCCATGAAAATGGACACAATAAACTGGACAAATTAAATGAAATCTATCCTTTGCTAAAACCTGACGAAAAATTATATCCCTCGCCTTGGAGGAAAGATCTTCGTCCTATGGAAGGGATTATTCATGGAGCTTATGTGCATCTTCGCTTAAATTATCTTTTAAGTAGTATACAAGAAAGGTATCCAGAATATGAAAATAGAATTTCTGGACGTATTAAGTATTATAAGAACCAAGTCATATCAGCAATAGAGACCATCGAAAAACATGCCGATTTAACTAGTTATGGAAAAGAATTTATACACTCCTTAAGAATCTGGAGTGATAAGGGTCCTTGA
- a CDS encoding lasso RiPP family leader peptide-containing protein — protein MKWKKPIVTDLGSVKELTHRGSSGGTDRTTNGSRHGC, from the coding sequence ATGAAATGGAAAAAACCAATTGTTACAGATTTGGGATCAGTTAAAGAATTAACACATCGCGGTAGTTCTGGTGGAACTGATAGGACAACAAACGGGTCTAGACATGGGTGCTAA